One Formosa agariphila KMM 3901 genomic window, GAAAAATTCAATTTCGACCTTGGTTTTAATGAAATTCTTGCTGGACCTATTCAGATAAAAAAGACAAATTTTAATGGAAATCTACTAAATAAAGAGATGGATTTTACAATGGTTTCTTATGATGAGGCTGATGTGTTGATGCAGTTAAAATCTAAAATCAAAAGAGAAGACAAGCAATTAATCATTCATGTATTACCAGAAAGTCTCATCTTAAATAAGGAAACTTGGCAAATACCAGACGACAATGCATTAACGTATAGTACTAATCTTTTAGAATTTGAACATTTCAAATTTAGTAATGCCAACAAATCAGTAACTTTTTTAAGTGCTACTGCAGAACAAAATGCTAAAGATGAAATTTCTATAAATTTTGAAAACTTTAAAATTGAAGACTTTCTCGCCTATTTAAATCCTAAAAAGGAATTAGCTCAAGGCCAACTAAACGGTATGGTTACTGTTCAAAATCCGTTTGAAAACCGCGGATATATCGCCGATTTAACGATAAACGAACTAAATGTTATCGATACAAATTTTGGAACCTTAACCCTAAAAGGCGATTCTAAAACTGCTAATAATTACACCTTTAATCTTTCGACAAAAGATGGTGATGCCGATATCGATATTATAGGAGATTATACCGCTATAGAAACCAATGCGAATTTAAATGTCAATTTTGCCATTAATGAATTTAAGATGAAAGCCATCGAAGGACTTTCGCTTGGAGAAATTTCTGAATCTTCTGGAGCCTTTAGCGGAACCTTTAAAATTGACGGCGCTTTAGATAATTTGCAGTACGATGGCGATTTAGTGTTTAAAGATTCAAAATTCAAAGTCACTAAACTAAATAGTTTTTTCGTTTTAACTAACGAGACTTTAAATATCGATAATAGCGGTATTAGCATGTCTAATTTTACTATAAGAGACGAAGATGAAAGTGCTTTTGTACTCGATGGTAAAGTAGGAACTGAATCGTTTACAAATCCAACATTCGATTTAAAAATTAACGCAGACGATTTCCAAGTTTTAAATGCTACAGAAGAAGAAAACGATATGGTTTATGGGTTCGTGTCATTTAATGCTAACGGCACAATTAAAGGCGATTTAAATGTTCCTGTAATTAAATTAGATGCAGATGTAAATCCTAAAACCAATGTAACCTATGTTATGCCATCGTCGGCAGTAAATATCGAAGAACGTGACGGTGTTGTCCTTTTCGTAAATCGCGACAATCCCGATGCCATTTTAAATAGAACTCAAGAACAACAATCTACAGTAACAGGAATAGACCTACATACTAACCTGTCCATTACCAAAGAGGCCGTTATTACATTAGTTTTAGACGAGTCTACGGGAGATAATTTTCAAACCTCTGGAGAAGGCGATTTTGTATTCACTATGGATACTAACGGCCGCATGAACTTATCTGGTGTATATACCGTTTCTGGTGGACATTACGAAATGAGTTTATACGAGGTTGTAAATCGTAAGTTCGAATTAGTTTCAGGAAGTAGAATCTCATGGTCTGGAAATCCTTTAGATGCTACATTAGATGTCAGAGCATTATACAATATAGAAACCTCAGCATCTTCATTAATGGCGTCTCAAACATCTGGCTCCGACCCTACAACTCAAAATAAATACAAACAAGTATTACCTTTTGAAGTGTATTTAAATATAAAAGAAGAGTTATTACATCCTAAAATTACCTTCAACTTAGATATGCCCGAAGAAGAACAAGGTGCTATTAGCGGACAAGTTTACGGTACACTTCAGCAGGTAAATCAGGATGAAGGAGAACTAAACAGACAAGTATTTTCTCTATTAGTCATGAATCGTTTTTATCCAGAATCGGGAAGCGATGGTAGCGATGGTGGTTTTGCCTCTATAGCCAGAGACAACTTAAACGACGCCTTATCTGACCAGTTAAATATGTTTTCGGATAAACTTATGGGAAACTCTGGATTAGAATTAGATTTCGGATTAAACAGCTTTACAGATTATCAGGGCGACAGCTCAGAACAGCGTACACAACTAGATATAGCGGCTCAGAAAAAATTATTTAACGACCGTGTCATTGTGCGTGTTGGAAGCGCTGTAGATATTGAAGGAAGCGATCCTACCGGAGAAGAAGCGCCTTTAATAGGCGATGTAAGTTTAGAATATTTAATTACTCCCTCGGGAAAATATCGTCTAAAAGCTTTTCAGAAAAACGAATTCGAATCGGTAATCGATGGACAAACTATTGTAAGTGGCTTAGCATTAATTTTCACTCAAGAATTTAATGAATTTCAAGAACTATGGGATGCGATGTTTAGAAAAGAAAAGGAATTGGCTGAAGAGAAAAAAGAAGATGAAAAAGCGGAATTAAAATCAGAAAACATTGATTAAATATACTCACATAAAAAACACTCGCAGAGGTTTATTGCTAAAGAATAGGTTGAGCGCCGTTGCTTTACTTTTATTGTTTTTTATCATGGCATCTTGTAGTATTAAAAAGCATATTCCAGAAGATGAATTACTTTATAGAGGAGGCGAAGTTAACATAGAAACAGACTCTATTATTGCGGAAGAGGAACAACTTCAGGATGAGTTAGAAGCCATATTAAGACCCGAACCAAACACTAAATTTTTAGGGGTTTACCCGGGACTATATTATTACTATATAAACCAGCGTGAAAAACCTGGCTTTATAAACAAATGGCTCTATGAAAAGATTGGAGAAGAACCTATTTACGCATCGGATGTTAAAACATACGAAGTAGACGATATCATAATAAACAGACTAGAAAATCACGGTTTTTTTTACAGCAGTTCGGCTTCAACACTAGATAAAAATGAAGACGACAAAATAGCTAAAGCTATGTATTCTGTTTCCATAAAGCAGCCATATACCTTAGCAAGTTATCAATTAGACAGCTTACAAGAACCCATATACACTAGCATTCAAAGGAGTGTTAATAGATCAGAATTTAAAAAAGGTTTACGATTCGATTTAGATTTTCTAAAAACGGAACGGCAACGTATCGACCATCATTTAAAGAGCAAAGGCTATTACAATTTTAATTCCGATTTCTTAATTTTCGAAGCAGATACCACACGTTACAGCTCTAGACAATTCGATTTATATTTAAGATTAAAGAGTGGTGTTCCCAAAAAATCACTTGTGCCTTATAGAGTAGAACAAATCAATATTTTTTCTAATTACGATATCGAAAATGATTCTATAACAAATGATACAATCCGATTTAATAATAAAAACTTTATCGAAACGGAATCGTATTTCAATCCAAAAGACTTAGACCCATTTATAACGCTTAAAGAAGGTGATTTTTACAATCCTAGAGCATCTAGAAACACAGCAAGACGCCTTTCTACAATCGGAACTTACAAATATGTTAATATTCAATATGAAGAAAAAGATTCATTATTAACAGATTCTACAGCCGTATTACATGCCAATATTTACTTATCGCCTTTAAATAAACGGTCTTTAAAAGCCGAGTTGCAGGCGGTCACAAAATCGAATAGTTTCGCTGGGCCTGCTTTAGAGTTTTCGTACAGCAACAGAAATTTATTTAAAGGTGGTGAAATTTTTAGTTTAAGCACCAATTTAGGGTACGAATTTCAAATGGGAACGGATTCGGACGAGCCTAGCGCAAGTAGTACGTCTATTGGTATAAAAGGAGAAATTTTATTTCCTAAAGTGCTTTTTCCGTTTAAAATTAGCGACAGCTTCTTCGACTATTCTATTCCAAAAACAAAAACCAGTTTGAGTATCGATTATTTAAACCGATCAGATTTATATCGCTTACTTTCTGGAACTGCAGAATTTGGATATGTGTGGAATGAAAACAAGTATACGACCCACGAACTTAATCCGATTTCTATAAACTATAATAACTTAATTAAAACCACTCCTGAATTCGACATTATACTCGAGGACAATCCGTTTTTACAGGAAAGTTTCGACCAAGAATTTATTGCTGGATTAAACTATTCCTTTATATATAATGAGATGGTCGATGTGAATAAAACACATCAAATTTATGTTAATACTACTGTCGATATAGCAGGAAATGTGGTAAGCTTATTTGGTAAAGATAATTCAGATTCTAAAACAGAAACCTTTCTAGGATTAGAGTATGCGCAATACGCCAAATTAGATGTCGATTTTAGATATCACTTTAATTTTAGCAACGACCAGAAAATAGCCACAAGACTCTTTGCGGGATATGGATTACCATATGGAAATTCTGAATTAATGCCATATATTAAACAATACTATTCTGGTGGACCAAACAGTATTAGAGCATTTCGAATTCGTTCTTTAGGACCAGGAACTTATGAAGGTGTAGATGATGGTACCTACAACGATTTTGTTGATCAAACCGGAAATATTCGATTAGAAGCTAACTTAGAATACCGTTTCCCGCTCTTTTCATTCTTTAAAGGCGCTCTATTTACAGATGCAGGAAACGTTTGGAATTCTAAAGAAAATGATGCTTTACCTGGCGGAAAAATTAGCTCAGATTTTATGCAACAATTAGGAATAGGTGTTGGTGTCGGAATTCGTGTAGACGTACAAGGTTTTGTAATTCGATTCGATTTCGCAGCACCCCTTCACGATCCTACCTTAAAAGATGGAGAACGCTGGGATTTTCAGTATGACGAAACGCGATTTAATTTCGCTATTGGTTATCCGTTTTAATTCCATCTACAAACTTAAAATGGTTTAATATAAAAACAGAAACTAAACCATACTTAATCACTAAATTTGCATTCTAGTTTTTAGGTATGACACACAATTTTGAATTAAGACACGTTAACGTTACACGCTACATGATGGCGTTACGAGAAGGTGGTTCGCTACCTGCTTTAGCCGAAGCCGACGACGATTTTAAATACGTTTTAAAGTTTAAAGGCGCAGGACATGGCACCAAGGCATTAATTGCCGAGCTGATTGGCGGACAAATAGCCAAAGCCTTAAATTTACAATTACCCGAATTGGTTTTTGCGCATTTAGACGAAGCTTTTGGGCGCACAGAAGCCGACGAAGAAATTCAAGATCTTTTACAAGGTAGCCAAGGTTTAAATCTCGCTTTACATTTTTTATCTGGAGCCATTACTTTCGATCCTGCAGTTACTATTGTAGATGAAACCTTAGCTTCTAAAATTGTCTGGCTTGATGCTTTTATCACTAATGTAGACCGTACATTTAAAAACACCAATATGCTCATTTGGCATAAAGAACTTTGGCTAATAGACCACGGTGCATGTTTATATTTTCATCATTCCTGGAGCAACTGGGAACAATCGGCAAAAAGTCCGTTTAAACTCATTAAGGACCATGTTTTATTGCCACAAGCTTCAAAAATAAAAGCTGTAGATGCCGAGTTTAAAGCACTTTTAACTCCTGAACTATTAAAAAGTATAGTTGATACTATACCTGATGTATGGTTACAATGGGAAGATATAAACGAAACTGCAGACGACATTCGTAAAGTGTACTTTAACTTCCTAACTACTCGTCTAGCCCATTCTGAACTATTTGTAAATGAAATTGAACATGCAAGAGCTTAAATTATACGAATATGCCATAATTCGGGTTGTTCCGAAATTAGAGCGTGAAGAATTTATAAATATTGGTATTATACTGTTTAGTAAACGCCATAAATTTATAACGGTTTTACACGCTATTCCTACTGAAAAAATAAAACTATTTTCTGAAGATTTTGATATTGAACAACTTCAAAAAAACATAAAAGCTTTTGAAGCTACGGCCGATGGAACAACAGCTGGTGGCCCAATAGCAGAAATGGATATTCCTTCTCGGTTTAGATGGCTAACAGCGGTTAGAAGTTCTGCCATACAAACCTCAAGACCACATCCTGGCATGTGTCATGATTTAGAAAAAACGGCCCAACGTTTATTTGAAGAATTAGTTTTATGATTTTATAATACGATGCATTGCATTACCATTTAATGCATTTAAGCTAAGATGGTTGAGAAGTAATATTTAAGTTTATGTCTATTAAAAAAACTGAATATTATGGAACCTAAAAGCAGAAAAAATAAAGAAAACAATTTAGATACAGCCTTTGTAAAAGAAGAAAACAATCCTACTCGCGATTATATTTTTCAAAAAGATAAAACCACAAAACGTACTAGTCTTGTTGTTATTATTTTTCTTTTAATACTCATTGCGGCTGTGGCAATTACTGCTATATTTTTAAACTAATTTTACAAATATAGCTACATTTATACTATATAATTACACCATCTTTTCTACACATTTAATGATGGTTTCCTGAAACCTATTAAAATTGAATGATTTTTAAAAAGGACTAGAAGTCAAACTGCTTTAAAATAAAAAAAGCATCCCAATTTTCAAGTTTGAAAAAAGGAAAGCCTTTCATTGGTTTAACAACTTAAACCTTAGATAAACATTACATTTATCTAACAACACAACTATCGTGTATTGCATAAAAAAAGCCTCAATTGCTTGAGGCTTTTAGCAATATTGCGGTCTGGACGGGATTCGAACCCGCGACCCCCTGCGTGACAGGCAGGTATTCTAACCAGCTGAACTACCAGACCGTTGCGTTATTGCGAGTGCAAATATACATCCCTTTTTTATATTACAACTATAATTATTGAAAAATTTTAATATTTAAATTAAGTATTAAAAAACGAGAATCATAATACAATATAAAACAACTAATTACAATAAAAACGTTGCGATACAAAGTCTATAATTTCTATGATATACGGGTAATATCTCAACATCTCTTCTAGATAATTAATATAACAGCTAAATCACGACATCTCCCTAAAGTGTTCGAGTGGAGTCGAAAACAAAAAAACGCATTATTGAATTTAAACCAATATGCACTCCACCTAAAAAGTAAGTGAAATTAAAAAACAGTTTGATTGTATCCTAAGTCAAGGATTATCATAAGAGATACATGACTTTGCTTAAATACCATTTAAATTTACGGTATTTAATCTCTAAACCTCTCTTCTATATTATTAGCAAAACAGTAAAATCATGATATCTCTCTAGGATGTTCGAGCGAAGTCGAGAACAAAGAAATATAGATTTTTTTCTGTTTAGATAAACTACAATATATGCATAAACACAACTAAGAGGAATAATCCAAAGTAAATCAACATGAAAACAAAATACCCATAAAATAAAAAAGCATCCCAATTTTCAAGTTTGAAAAAAGGAAAGCCTTTCATTGGTTTAACAACTTAAACCTTAGATAAACATTACATTTATCTAACAACACAACTACTTTGTATTGCATAAAAAAAGCCTCAATTGCTTGAGGCTTTTAGCAATATTGCGGTCTGGACGGGATTCGAACCCGCGACCCCCTGCGTGACAGGCAGGTATTCTAACCAGCTGAACTACCAGACCGTTGCGTTATTGCGAGTGCAAATATACACTCCTTTTTTAAATACACAAACATTTTATTTGTTTTTTTTCGTCGCTCTATTCACTACAAGAACTTAGAACGCTCTACCATAAAGGTTGTCAATATGTTATCGAAATTTTTATTTATATCGGCTTCCACATATTTTATTTTATACTGAGCACATTTTAACTTTAAAGCTTCAAAATACTTTAAAATTTCAGTTTCATAATTCGCTTTAATAGTGCCGGCATAGACATTTATATAAGCACCTGTCTCAACATCTAAGAACCGTTTAGGTGTATTATCGAAGTTAAAATGCAATTCCTTATCCTTATCAAACACATGAAACAGCACCACTTCGTGCTTATTATATTTTAAATGACGAAGGGCTTCAAATAATTGATCATCTTTTGCCGACTCTTGGAACATATCTGTAAAAAGAACAACCAAAGACCGTTTATGTAAATTTTCTGCAATGTGATGCAAGTACGTATAGGTATCTGTTGTTTTCTCCTTAGGATTGGATACAACCACACGTTCTAATTCATTAATTAGCATATGCCGATGTCTATCACTTCCTTTTTCTGGCGCATAATACTCGTAAGTATCGCTATATATACTTAAGCCTACAGCATCTCGTTGCCGTTTAAGCATATGCATAATAGACGCCGAAGCCAAAGATGAAAAAGCTATTTTATTTAGATGATTGAGTGAAAAGTTCTTAACATCTGGATAATGCATAGAACTACTATTATCAATGATAAGATGACAACGCAAATTGGTTTCTTCGTCGTAACGTTTGGTATATAATTTATCGGTTTTAGCAAACAACTTCCAGTCGATATGCTTTGTACTTTCCCCTTGATTATAAATTTTATGCTCGGCAAACTCTGCTGAAAATCCATGAAACGGACTCTTATGCATACCAGCTATAAAGCCTTCAACAACTTGTTTTGCCAACAATTCCAGATTAACAAATCCGCCTACATGTTGTAACTCTTCTTTTAAATCCATGAATTGTTTTTAATACCATCTAAAAATAAAAAAGGTTTAGCACTAAGCCAAACCTTTAATTACATGTTATATGTTTATTTCTATTACAAAAGCTCATCGATAGCGTCTGTGTATGCTTTTTTAGGAGCAACACCTACTTGACGACCAACAACTTCTCCGTTTTGAAACACCAAAACAGTAGGAATGTTACGTACACCATATTTAGAAGCAAAGTCTTGATTTGCATCAACATCTACTTTACCTACTACAGCCTTACCATCGTATTCTGTACTAATTTCATCAATAATTGGTCCTACCATACGGCAAGGTCCACACCAAGCTGCCCAAAAATCAACCACTACAGGTTTATCACTTTTTAATACAGTTTCTTCAAAATTCGCGTCTGTTATTTCTAATGCCATTATATTTATATTTTAAAAGTTCTACTTGTTATTATGCAAAATTAGTCAAAAATTTTGCGAAACCTTACATGCTTACTATTTGTTTTTTTTATTGCTAAATTGTCTTAATTGATGCTTTTAATCGTTGTTTAATTAATTCAACTTATAAAATACATCGCGATCTTCTAACGCATGTAATAATTCTTGCGATATGGTTATCTTTTGCGTACGACTTACCATTGGTAATTTTACTTTATCTTCTAAATCATAAACTAAAAAATTCAACAGTTTAGTTCCAATATGCGTATCAAACAATTGTTTTAAATCGGTGACTTTAGTTTCGGTTAAATTTGCAACGTTTAACTGTACAGATAGCTTTTTAGCATACTGATCCATAACATCGTGCAACAACTGAAAACTATTAAATTGTATTCGCGGTTCACTCTTCTTTCCGGTATCTTTATTTACCCAACCTTCACGCACAAATACTTTAACATGCACAAAGCTATTTACCACAAAAAAGTGTCTGAATTTTAAATAATCTTCACCAAAAATTCTAAACTCAAAACTGTCGTTATAATCATCTATAGTAAACATCGCCCAACCTTTTCCCATCTTACTAACGCGATGCTGCACATCTGTAATAACACCTCCAAAAGTAAGTTCGGCATTTAAACAGGCTTCTAAATTTCTGAGCATACTTAAATTCGCATTACAGAAATTCTTCATTTCAATTCTAAAATCATCTAAAGGATGCCCTGATATATAAATACCAACAACTTCTTTTTCTCGAGCTAGCTTCTCCATAGTTCCCCACTCTTCTGCCGGCGGCACTAGAGGCTCTTCTATTTGAACATCACTTGCTTCTCCAAATAAACTTACTTGCGCAGAATTTTCATTTTCCTGATGCTTATTTCCGTATTTAACCGCTTTTTCTAAAAACGTGATGCCATCGCCTTCATCTTGGAAATACTGAGCACGATGCGTATCTGCAAAACAATCGAAACCTCCCGCCAACGCAAGATTTTCGAATGCTTTTTTATTCGCTGCACGTAAATCGATACGTTTAGCAAAATCGAAGATAGATTTATAATGCCCGTCTTTTTCTCTATTCTCTACAATTGTCATTACCGCGCCATGTCCTACACCCTTTACAGCTCCCATACCAAAACGTACAGCATAATCATCGTTTACAGAGAACTTATAAAACGATTCATTTACGTCGGGACCAAGTACATCCAACTTCATACGTTTACATTCCTCCATAAAGAAGGTAACCTGCTTAATATCGTTCATATTATTCGATAATACAGCGGCCATGTACTCGGCAGGATAATGCGCTTTTAAATAAGCGGTCTGATAAGCAATCCAAGCATAACATGTCGAGTGCGATTTGTTAAAGGCGTAACTCGCAAAGGCTTCCCAGTCTTTCCAAATCTTCTCTAATTTCTTAGCATCATGACCTTTTGCACTTGCTTGATCAATGAATTTAGGTTTCATTTTATCCAGTACAGCAATTTGCTTTTTACCCATCGCCTTACGCAAGACATCGGCTTCACCTTTCGTGAAATCTGCCAACTTTTGCGATAAAAGCATTACTTGCTCTTGGTAAACCGTAATACCGTAGGTTTCTTTTAAGTACTCTTCCATCGCTGGTAAATCGTACTCAATTTCTTCATCTCCATGCTTTCTACTAATAAAGCTCGGGATATATTCCATTGGCCCTGGTCTATACAAGGCGTTCATGGCGATAAGGTCATCAAAAACAGTGGGCTTTAGCGCCTGCATGTGTTTTTGCATTCCAGGAGATTCGTATTGGAACACCCCAACCGTTTCCCCACGTTGGAACAACTCATATGTTTTAACATCGTCTAGCGGAAAATTCTCCGGATCAAGATCGATGTCGTGTTTTGCTTTTACAATTTTAACAGTGTCTTTAATTAGGGTTAACGTTTTTAACCCCAAGAAGTCCATTTTTAGTAACCCTGCATCTTCCACAACCGAGTTGTCAAACTGAGTAACATACAAATTAGAGTCTTTTGCCAAAGACACTGGAACGAACTTGGTAATATCGTCTGGCGTAATAATTACACCACAGGCATGAATCCCTGTATTTCTTACCGAGCCTTCTAAACGTCTCGCTAAGTTTAAGGTTTCTGCTTCAAGATTATTCCCTTCAGCTAGACTTATAAGCTCATTAACTTTCTCTAAATCTTCTGCTTTAAACTTTTCTTTTAACCCCTTTTCATCTAGTCCAAATATTTTATGAAGCTTAGACATATTAGGGATTAACTTCGCAATTCTATCGGCTTCAAAAAGTGGTAAATCTAATACACGTGCGGTATCTCGAATAGACGACTTTGCCGCCATAGTACCATACGTAATAATTTGTGCAACCTGATTACTTCCGTATTTTTCAATCACATAATCCATAACACGACTTCGACCTTCATCATCGAAATCAATATCGATATCGGGCATACTCACACGATCGGGATTCAAGAAACGCTCGAAAAGCAGATTGTACAACATCGGGTCGATATTGGTAATCCATAAGCAATACGCGACTACAGATCCTGCGGCGGAACCACGCCCCGGACCTACAGACACATCCATTTTTCGTGCCTCACGGATAAAATCTTCTACAATTAAGAAATACCCAGGATACCCTGTTTTTTCAATAACCGATAGTTCAAAATCTAATCGTTCAATTACTTCGGGTGAAAGCTCCTCACCATATCGGATTCTAGCACCTTTATATGTAATATCTCTTAGAAAAGCATTTTCTCCACGCTTTCCACCATCGATATCATCTTCGGGGTGTTGAAATTTTTCTGGAATATCGAACTTAGGTAATAATACATTTCGAGCTAATTCGAAAACTTCAATTTTATCGACAACTTCCTGAATATTACTAATAGCTTCAGGAACATCTTTAAAGAGCGCCTTCATCTCGTCTGAAGACTTAAAATAATACTCTTGATTTGGCATACCATAACGGTAACCACGACCACGACCTATTGGCGTAGATTGCTTTTCTCCATCGCGAACACATAATAAAATATCGTGTGCATTAGCATCTTTTTGGTCTACATAATACGTATTATTTGTCGCTATTAATTTTACATTATGCTTCTTAGAAAACTCTATTAATACAGGGTTAACACGATTTTCGTCTTCTTGATTATGACGCATTAACTCGATATAAAGGTCATCTCCAAACTGCTCTTTCCACCAAATTAGGGCTTCTTCAGCTTGGTTTTCACCTACATTTAAAACCTTACTTGGCACTTCACCATATAGGTTTCCTGTAAAAACAATGAGGTCTTCTTTATATTGTTCGATTAATTTTTTATCAATTCTTGGTACATAATAAAATCCATCTGTAAATGCTGCAGACGATAATTTTGCCAAATTATGATACCCATTTTTATTTTTTGCGATAATGACAATCTGATATCCATTATCTTTTCTCGATTTATCTAAATGATTTTCGCAAACAAAAAATTCGCACCCTAAAACAGGTTTCATTTCATTTAAAGTAGGCTCTTTCCCTGCTGCGATAGCTTCTTCATTTTTAGCCTGAACACCTTTATTATGATTGATAACAGCTCTAACAAAGTGAAATGCTCCCATCATATTGGCATGATCGGTAAGTGCTACTCCAATCATATTTTGTTTCGCAGCAGCACCAACTAAATCGGGGATACTTATAGTAGACTGTAATACCGAAAATTGTGAGTGATTATGTAAATGTGCGAAATTAACATCGGATAACTCCGATATGTTTTGCTTGATTTCGGCA contains:
- the tamL gene encoding translocation and assembly module lipoprotein TamL, which gives rise to MFFIMASCSIKKHIPEDELLYRGGEVNIETDSIIAEEEQLQDELEAILRPEPNTKFLGVYPGLYYYYINQREKPGFINKWLYEKIGEEPIYASDVKTYEVDDIIINRLENHGFFYSSSASTLDKNEDDKIAKAMYSVSIKQPYTLASYQLDSLQEPIYTSIQRSVNRSEFKKGLRFDLDFLKTERQRIDHHLKSKGYYNFNSDFLIFEADTTRYSSRQFDLYLRLKSGVPKKSLVPYRVEQINIFSNYDIENDSITNDTIRFNNKNFIETESYFNPKDLDPFITLKEGDFYNPRASRNTARRLSTIGTYKYVNIQYEEKDSLLTDSTAVLHANIYLSPLNKRSLKAELQAVTKSNSFAGPALEFSYSNRNLFKGGEIFSLSTNLGYEFQMGTDSDEPSASSTSIGIKGEILFPKVLFPFKISDSFFDYSIPKTKTSLSIDYLNRSDLYRLLSGTAEFGYVWNENKYTTHELNPISINYNNLIKTTPEFDIILEDNPFLQESFDQEFIAGLNYSFIYNEMVDVNKTHQIYVNTTVDIAGNVVSLFGKDNSDSKTETFLGLEYAQYAKLDVDFRYHFNFSNDQKIATRLFAGYGLPYGNSELMPYIKQYYSGGPNSIRAFRIRSLGPGTYEGVDDGTYNDFVDQTGNIRLEANLEYRFPLFSFFKGALFTDAGNVWNSKENDALPGGKISSDFMQQLGIGVGVGIRVDVQGFVIRFDFAAPLHDPTLKDGERWDFQYDETRFNFAIGYPF
- a CDS encoding HipA family kinase, producing MTHNFELRHVNVTRYMMALREGGSLPALAEADDDFKYVLKFKGAGHGTKALIAELIGGQIAKALNLQLPELVFAHLDEAFGRTEADEEIQDLLQGSQGLNLALHFLSGAITFDPAVTIVDETLASKIVWLDAFITNVDRTFKNTNMLIWHKELWLIDHGACLYFHHSWSNWEQSAKSPFKLIKDHVLLPQASKIKAVDAEFKALLTPELLKSIVDTIPDVWLQWEDINETADDIRKVYFNFLTTRLAHSELFVNEIEHARA
- a CDS encoding DUF3037 domain-containing protein, producing the protein MQELKLYEYAIIRVVPKLEREEFINIGIILFSKRHKFITVLHAIPTEKIKLFSEDFDIEQLQKNIKAFEATADGTTAGGPIAEMDIPSRFRWLTAVRSSAIQTSRPHPGMCHDLEKTAQRLFEELVL
- a CDS encoding DUF58 domain-containing protein — encoded protein: MDLKEELQHVGGFVNLELLAKQVVEGFIAGMHKSPFHGFSAEFAEHKIYNQGESTKHIDWKLFAKTDKLYTKRYDEETNLRCHLIIDNSSSMHYPDVKNFSLNHLNKIAFSSLASASIMHMLKRQRDAVGLSIYSDTYEYYAPEKGSDRHRHMLINELERVVVSNPKEKTTDTYTYLHHIAENLHKRSLVVLFTDMFQESAKDDQLFEALRHLKYNKHEVVLFHVFDKDKELHFNFDNTPKRFLDVETGAYINVYAGTIKANYETEILKYFEALKLKCAQYKIKYVEADINKNFDNILTTFMVERSKFL
- the trxA gene encoding thioredoxin — encoded protein: MALEITDANFEETVLKSDKPVVVDFWAAWCGPCRMVGPIIDEISTEYDGKAVVGKVDVDANQDFASKYGVRNIPTVLVFQNGEVVGRQVGVAPKKAYTDAIDELL
- the dnaE gene encoding DNA polymerase III subunit alpha, whose translation is MYLIFDTETTGLPKRWDAPITDSDNWPRCIQIAWQLHDELGNCIEHQDYLVKPEGFNIPYDAEKIHGISTELAEEQGITLAEVLEKFNIALSKTKFVVGQNVGFDLNIMGAEFHREAVANQLQELPVLDTCTELTAKLCQIPGGRGGRFKLPTLTELHQFLFNKPFGEAHNATADVEATTRCFFELIRRKQFTVEALDVQSDYFERFNKANPQEIQLIGLKHINLKKASAKINERLQKAQATDLSAAEIKQNISELSDVNFAHLHNHSQFSVLQSTISIPDLVGAAAKQNMIGVALTDHANMMGAFHFVRAVINHNKGVQAKNEEAIAAGKEPTLNEMKPVLGCEFFVCENHLDKSRKDNGYQIVIIAKNKNGYHNLAKLSSAAFTDGFYYVPRIDKKLIEQYKEDLIVFTGNLYGEVPSKVLNVGENQAEEALIWWKEQFGDDLYIELMRHNQEDENRVNPVLIEFSKKHNVKLIATNNTYYVDQKDANAHDILLCVRDGEKQSTPIGRGRGYRYGMPNQEYYFKSSDEMKALFKDVPEAISNIQEVVDKIEVFELARNVLLPKFDIPEKFQHPEDDIDGGKRGENAFLRDITYKGARIRYGEELSPEVIERLDFELSVIEKTGYPGYFLIVEDFIREARKMDVSVGPGRGSAAGSVVAYCLWITNIDPMLYNLLFERFLNPDRVSMPDIDIDFDDEGRSRVMDYVIEKYGSNQVAQIITYGTMAAKSSIRDTARVLDLPLFEADRIAKLIPNMSKLHKIFGLDEKGLKEKFKAEDLEKVNELISLAEGNNLEAETLNLARRLEGSVRNTGIHACGVIITPDDITKFVPVSLAKDSNLYVTQFDNSVVEDAGLLKMDFLGLKTLTLIKDTVKIVKAKHDIDLDPENFPLDDVKTYELFQRGETVGVFQYESPGMQKHMQALKPTVFDDLIAMNALYRPGPMEYIPSFISRKHGDEEIEYDLPAMEEYLKETYGITVYQEQVMLLSQKLADFTKGEADVLRKAMGKKQIAVLDKMKPKFIDQASAKGHDAKKLEKIWKDWEAFASYAFNKSHSTCYAWIAYQTAYLKAHYPAEYMAAVLSNNMNDIKQVTFFMEECKRMKLDVLGPDVNESFYKFSVNDDYAVRFGMGAVKGVGHGAVMTIVENREKDGHYKSIFDFAKRIDLRAANKKAFENLALAGGFDCFADTHRAQYFQDEGDGITFLEKAVKYGNKHQENENSAQVSLFGEASDVQIEEPLVPPAEEWGTMEKLAREKEVVGIYISGHPLDDFRIEMKNFCNANLSMLRNLEACLNAELTFGGVITDVQHRVSKMGKGWAMFTIDDYNDSFEFRIFGEDYLKFRHFFVVNSFVHVKVFVREGWVNKDTGKKSEPRIQFNSFQLLHDVMDQYAKKLSVQLNVANLTETKVTDLKQLFDTHIGTKLLNFLVYDLEDKVKLPMVSRTQKITISQELLHALEDRDVFYKLN